The following proteins are co-located in the Lepus europaeus isolate LE1 chromosome 15, mLepTim1.pri, whole genome shotgun sequence genome:
- the RACK1 gene encoding small ribosomal subunit protein RACK1, protein MTEQMTLRGTLKGHNGWVTQIATTPQFPDMILSASRDKTIIMWKLTRDETNYGIPQRALRGHSHFVSDVVISSDGQFALSGSWDGTLRLWDLTTGTTTRRFVGHTKDVLSVAFSSDNRQIVSGSRDKTIKLWNTLGVCKYTVQDESHSEWVSCVRFSPNSSNPIIVSCGWDKLVKVWNLANCKLKTNHIGHTGYLNTVTVSPDGSLCASGGKDGQAMLWDLNEGKHLYTLDGGDIINALCFSPNRYWLCAATGPSIKIWDLEGKIIVDELKQEVISTSSKAEPPQCTSLAWSADGQTLFAGYTDNLVRVWQVTIGTR, encoded by the exons ATGACTGAGCAGATGACCCTTCGTGGCACCCtcaagggccacaatggctgggttaCCCAGATCGCTACCACCCCGCAGTTCCCGGACATGATACTGTCCGCCTCTCGAG ACAAGACCATCATCATGTGGAAGCTGACTAGGGATGAGACCAACTATGGCATCCCGCAGCGAGCTCTTCGGGGTCACTCCCACTTCGTTAGTGATGTGGTCATATCTTCAGATGGCCAGTTTGCCCTCTCAGGTTCCTGGGACGGAACCCTTCGCCTCTGGGATCTCACAAC GGGCACCACCACAAGACGATTTGTAGGCCATACCAAGGATGTACTGAGTGTTGCCTTCTCCTCTGATAACCGTCAGATTGTCTCTGGATCTCGAGATAAAACCATCAAGTTATGGAATACTCTGGGTGTATGCAAATACACTGTCCAG GATGAGAGCCATTCAGAGTGGGTATCTTGTGTCCGCTTCTCACCCAACAGCAGCAATCCTATCATTGTCTCCTGTGGCTGGGACAAGCTAGTCAAG GTATGGAATCTGGCTAACTGCAAGCTGAAGACTAACCATATTGGCCACACCGGCTATCTGAACACTGTGACAGTGTCTCCAGATGGATCCCTTTGTGCTTCTGGAGGCAAG GACGGGCAGGCCATGCTATGGGATCTCAATGAAGGCAAACACCTTTATACTTTGGATGGAGGAGACATCATCAATGCTCTGTGCTTTAGCCCCAACCGCTACTGGCTCTGTGCTGCCACAGGCCCTAGCATCAAGATCTGG GACTTAGAAGGCAAGATCATTGTAGATGAACTGAAGCAAGAAGTTATTAGTACTAGCAGCAAGGCAGAGCCACCCCAGTGTACATCTTTGGCCTGGTCTGCTGATGGCCAG ACCCTGTTTGCTGGCTACACAGACAACCTGGTGCGAGTGTGGCAGGTGACCATCGGCACCCGCTAA